A single window of Ctenopharyngodon idella isolate HZGC_01 chromosome 24, HZGC01, whole genome shotgun sequence DNA harbors:
- the LOC127507749 gene encoding transmembrane emp24 domain-containing protein 6-like, with protein sequence MKCPLNRKVDQYDFVIMLCAGDLQCFWHFAHYGESFYLHFMYELEWFECFSSVCVCSGPAGDCVALDRHLSVIVNAPSGLIIGTADDESGQIVFSVEETAGFYQMCFSNFHSRFGIVQVFLNFGVYYEGQEKKKTREEKGRKEEKERRGYETDKHFIVLYCGKTQLHLAETNTSLL encoded by the exons ATGAAATGTCCTTTAAATCGAAAAG TGGATCAGTATGACTTTGTCATCATGCTGTGTGCCGGAGATCTCCAGTGCTTCTGGCACTTTGCTCACTATGGTGAGAGCTTCTACTTACACTTCATG tatGAACTTGAATGGTTTGAATGTTTCAgctcagtatgtgtgtgttcaggtccAGCTGGTGACTGTGTGGCCCTTGATAGACATCTGTCTGTGATTGTTAATGCTCCGAGCGGATTAATAATCGGCACAGCTGACGATGAAAGTGGTCAGATTGTCTTCAGTGTTGAGGAGACTG CAGGTTTTTATCAGATGTGCTTCAGTAATTTCCACAGTCGCTTTGGGATCGTGCAGGTTTTCCTAAACTTTGGTGTGTATTACGAGGGACAAGAGAAGAAAAAGACAAGAgaagaaaaaggaagaaaagaagaaaaagaaagaagaggatATGAAACAGATAAACATTTCATTGTCCTTTATTGTGGTAAAACACAACTGCATCtagcagaaacaaacacatCCTTACTGTAA